A window of the Caldalkalibacillus salinus genome harbors these coding sequences:
- the ade gene encoding adenine deaminase encodes MYDNPYEQNKHKQSQETMKRKIDVAAKRRKAETVIKNGQIVDVFNQELIEADVAIQDGSIVGIGQYDGEHIINAQGKYIAPSFIDSHVHIESSMVTPQTFAKVVLPHGVTTIIADPHEIANVAGAEGIQYMLDSSENLALNVYMMVPSCVPATRFQNAGAVLKAEDIAPFYQHPRVLGLGEVMDYPSVNHNEETMVQKLYDAYIKNVKVDGHAAGLGPDAINVYMTAGIRTDHESISVQEAKDRLQRGMYLIIRQGSVAKDLPQLIDVITDKNARRCLFGTDDKHIDDLVAEGSINHNVKLAIQHGVDPINAIQMASLSAAECYGLDQKGAIAPGYDADLLILSDLRQVEIEQVFSAGKRVAEKGKYIAQQENNVQPPPTLKHRIRVADMTTEQLNIHMASSHSAHIIGIVPNRLVTEHLVEDVQVDQGLFQSSVERDQLKLAVIERHHQTGNVGLGIVKGLGIKKGAIATTIAHDSHNIITAGTNDQDMLYAVKAIKDMGGGLVIVENEKVVASLALPIAGLISGDSVEQVHYTLKELKAGLRYIGASMEFNPFLTLSFLALPVIPDLKITDKGLFDVINFKHIDVEVNE; translated from the coding sequence TGTCGATGTATTTAATCAGGAGTTGATAGAAGCCGACGTCGCCATCCAAGATGGGAGTATCGTTGGCATAGGACAGTATGACGGGGAACACATCATTAATGCACAGGGGAAATATATTGCGCCTTCATTTATAGATAGCCACGTTCACATCGAATCTTCCATGGTCACACCACAAACGTTTGCTAAAGTTGTGCTGCCTCATGGGGTGACAACCATCATTGCTGATCCTCATGAAATTGCGAATGTAGCGGGAGCAGAAGGTATTCAATATATGTTAGACAGTTCGGAAAACCTCGCCCTTAATGTGTACATGATGGTGCCTTCTTGTGTACCTGCTACTCGTTTTCAAAATGCAGGGGCCGTACTAAAAGCAGAGGACATTGCCCCGTTTTATCAGCATCCACGAGTATTGGGTCTAGGAGAAGTCATGGACTATCCATCTGTCAATCACAACGAGGAGACTATGGTCCAAAAGCTGTATGATGCGTACATAAAAAATGTCAAAGTAGATGGCCATGCGGCTGGTTTAGGCCCAGATGCTATTAATGTATACATGACAGCAGGGATTAGAACAGATCATGAGTCCATATCAGTACAAGAAGCCAAGGATCGGTTGCAAAGGGGGATGTATCTCATCATCAGACAAGGTTCTGTTGCCAAGGATCTCCCCCAACTTATTGATGTGATCACAGACAAGAATGCTCGGCGCTGTCTGTTTGGGACGGATGACAAACATATCGATGATCTTGTTGCGGAGGGCAGTATTAACCATAATGTTAAGCTAGCTATACAGCACGGCGTAGACCCTATTAACGCTATACAAATGGCATCCCTAAGTGCGGCGGAATGTTACGGATTGGATCAGAAAGGCGCGATTGCACCTGGCTATGATGCAGATCTTTTGATACTCAGTGATCTCAGACAAGTTGAAATAGAACAGGTTTTTTCCGCAGGTAAACGGGTCGCCGAAAAGGGGAAATATATCGCACAGCAAGAAAATAATGTCCAGCCCCCTCCTACTTTAAAGCATCGTATACGTGTAGCTGACATGACCACAGAACAACTAAACATTCACATGGCGTCTAGCCACTCAGCTCACATCATTGGTATCGTCCCTAATCGTTTAGTCACGGAACACCTTGTAGAGGACGTTCAAGTAGACCAAGGGTTATTTCAATCTTCTGTGGAGCGAGACCAACTTAAACTGGCCGTTATTGAAAGACATCATCAAACGGGTAACGTAGGCTTGGGGATAGTCAAAGGACTAGGTATCAAAAAAGGCGCTATCGCAACAACCATCGCGCATGATTCACATAATATCATTACGGCAGGGACGAACGATCAAGACATGTTATACGCTGTAAAGGCGATAAAAGACATGGGAGGCGGATTAGTCATTGTCGAAAATGAAAAAGTAGTGGCTTCCCTAGCCCTTCCTATCGCGGGTTTAATCTCTGGTGACAGCGTTGAACAAGTGCACTACACGTTAAAGGAGCTTAAAGCAGGACTCAGATATATAGGCGCATCCATGGAGTTTAACCCTTTTCTCACCCTTTCTTTCTTAGCCTTACCTGTCATACCTGATCTCAAAATAACGGACAAGGGTCTATTTGATGTTATAAACTTTAAACATATAGACGTAGAGGTTAACGAGTGA